The following are from one region of the Silene latifolia isolate original U9 population chromosome 9, ASM4854445v1, whole genome shotgun sequence genome:
- the LOC141598425 gene encoding uncharacterized protein LOC141598425 has protein sequence MDESWRMRMGTSNARNSRRGETGLEPEDFEDVFGGPPRSLMARKLSADFSSSEWFYQQVFKDSDTGGPLTQEGQRLPEFRIPEQRRSKTKAKSWMSKSKSTSSSVLSFEELSPFRSPGLITGGEDDVALSTFTSRLRPINVPYRWSSTTTSNMPTSKSKKRDLPAFGSNKSTYIDKNQLKGNEYIINNFIFGFPQALPSPEILVDNHPEPQSPSSALSSHLQDQHAGNLTNFSYEESISYQKQHVKVDDDDHDDDEDEVMSSSYIIELNSHSTEANNSEAIDIDEAIAWAKEQFKG, from the exons ATGGATGAATCTTGGCGGATGAGGATGGGAACGTCCAATGCCAGAAACAGTAGGCGGGGAGAGACCGGACTCGAACCTGAGGACTTTGAGGACGTTTTTGGAGGTCCGCCACGGAGCCTGATGGCTAGGAAACTATCCGCTGATTTTAGCTCGTCAGAGTGGTTTTATCAACAAGTTTTCAAAGATTCGGATACTGGAGGTCCGCTGACACAGGAGGGGCAAAGGTTACCGGAGTTTAGGATTCCTGAGCAGAGACGGTCAAAGACGAAGGCCAAGTCGTGGATGTCAAAATCAAAGTCGACTTCTTCGTCGGTTTTGAGCTTTGAGGAGCTTAGTCCTTTCCGCTCCCCGGGTTTGATTACTGGTGGGGAAGATGATGTAGCTCTTTCAACTTTTACTTCCAGACTCAG GCCAATTAATGTCCCATATAGATGGAGCTCAACAACCACATCAAACATGCCTACGTCCAAGAGTAAAAAGAGAGATTTACCAGCGTTTGGATCAAATAAATCGACATATATCGACAAGAATCAGTTAAAAGGAAATGAGTAcataataaataatttcatatttggGTTTCCTCAGGCTCTTCCTTCCCCTGAAATTTTGGTTGACAATCATCCGGAGCCTCAGTCCCCTTCCTCAGCTCTGTCTTCACATCTTCAAGACCAACACGCCGGAAATTTGACTAATTTCTCATATGAAGAGAGTATTTCTTACCAAAAACAACATGTTAAAGTCGATGATGATGatcatgatgatgatgaagatgaggttATGAGTTCTAGCTACATTATTGAGTTAAACTCGCATTCGACAGAAGCTAATAACTCGGAAGCAATTGATATTGATGAAGCTATTGCATGGGCAAAGGAACAATTTAAAGGTTGA